From the Primulina tabacum isolate GXHZ01 chromosome 3, ASM2559414v2, whole genome shotgun sequence genome, one window contains:
- the LOC142538750 gene encoding uncharacterized protein LOC142538750: MSEVFMHSLSVEPTVMSLHFNIVFPSGDEICPTSILKVCPVQMNMRLLFDDLIVIPMVAFDVILSMDWLSAYHAVIDSVGKTVKFLADDHENDVFVGLGSSMSILIISCLKATKLLHKGCIGFLASVLDMQKESNMQLQDIDVVQDYPDAFADDVPGLPPDREMESVIDLIPGTAPISNAPYRMALTEMKELKNQLQELLDKGFIRPSSSPWGAPVLFVKNKDGSLRLCIDFR; this comes from the coding sequence ATGTCTGAAGTGTTTATGCATTCTTTATCTGTTGAACCTACGGTTATGTCATTACACTTCAATATTGTGTTCCCCTCGGGAGATGAAATTTGTCCCACTAGTATCCTTAAGGTTTGTCCTGTTCAAATGAATATGAGATTATTGTTTGATGATCttattgttattccgatggtagCATTTGATGTCATATTgagtatggattggttatctgcTTATCATGCGGTGATTGACAGTGTGGGCAAGACAGTGAAGTTTTTAGCCGATGACCATGAGAATGATGTATTTGTTGGTCTAGGCTCTTCGATGAGTATTCTTATTATTTCTTGTCTAAAAGCTACTAAGTTGTTGCACAAAGGTTGTATTGGTTTTCTTGCTTCAGTGTTGGATATGCAAAAGGAAAGTAATATGCAATTGCAGGATATTGATGTGGTTCAAGATTATCCTGACGCATTTGCAGATGATGTGCCTGGATTACCACCTGATCGAGAGATGGAGTCTGTTATTGATTTAATTCCAGGTACAGCTCCAATCTCTAatgctccgtacagaatggctctgactgagatgaaagaattgaaaaatCAATTGCAGGAgctattagataaaggttttatccGGCCTAGTTCATCgccatggggagctccggttttaTTCGTGAAAAATAAGGATGGATCGTTGAGATTATGCATTGATTTTCGATAA
- the LOC142538748 gene encoding uncharacterized protein LOC142538748 produces the protein MRFGKKGKLSPRYIGPFEILNKIGDRAYRLALPPDSDRVHNVFHVSMLRKYLSNQSQVLQYESLDLLPNPSYEEMLVQILDRKVKVLRNKEIGLVKVLWRNQVIEEATWEPEEEIKHRYPSLFDGMVINILMVIGYGYVYWNG, from the exons atgcgatttggcaagaaaggtaagTTAAGTCCTCGATACATTGGGCCATTTGAGATTCTAAATAAGATTGGAGACCGAGCCTATCGTCTTGCATTACCACCGGACTCGGATCGAGTTCACAacgtatttcatgtttctatgctacGTAAGTACCTTTCTAATCAATCTCAAGTTCTTCAGTACGAGTCATTGGATCTTTTACCTAACCCAAGCTACGAGGAAATGCTggttcaaattcttgatcgcaaagttaaagtgttgagaaacaaagaaaTTGGCCTTGtcaaagttctttggaggaatcaagTGATTGAAGAGGCTACGTGGGAACCAGAAGAGGAGATAAAACATCGTTATCCGAGTTTATTTGATG GTAtggttataaatattttaatggtTATTGGTTATGGATATGTTTATTGGAATGGTTAA
- the LOC142538749 gene encoding uncharacterized protein LOC142538749 encodes MWLRNALSRKSSSLLRSMISKPLLLDLQRNEINLVSPGTVARLSALVLHSTLFDRILKEQMLDTQLLELKRKSDLTGVSEFGLNRDGLLIFRGRICVPMDDDIQKDVLLEAHTAPYSVHSGSTKMYQDLRRLYWWPALGTKLAFSTAYHPQSDGQSERVIQILEDMLRACTIDFPGSWDSKLPLVEFTYNNSYQSSIGMEPYEALYGRKFRSPLFWEEVGERKMLGPELVQQTADVVELIQERMRIAQYRQKSYADV; translated from the exons atgtggttgcggaaTGCTTTGAGTCGCAAGTCGAGTTCTTTATTGCGATCTATGATTTCTAAACCTTTGTTGTTGGATTTGCAAAGGAATGAGATCAATTTGGTATCTCCAGGTACAGTGGCTCGATTATCTGCACTGGTTCTCCACTCAACCTTATttgatcgaattttgaaggaacAAATGCTGGACACTCAGTTATTAGAGTTGAAAAGGAAAAGTGATCTGACAGGAGTTTCTGAATTTGGGTTGAATCGTGATGGTTTATTGATCTTTCGAGGAAGAATATGTGTTCCTATGGATGATGACATTCAAAAAGATGTACTTCTTGAAGCTCATACAGCGCCATATTCTGTACATTccggtagtaccaagatgtatcaagatCTTCGACGTCtttactggtggccag CATTGGGAACAAAATTGGCTTTTAGTACCGCCTACCATCCTcaaagcgacggtcaatcagaaagGGTTATCCAAATTCTTGAAGATATGCTAAGGGCTTGTACGATTGATTTCCCGGGAAGTTGGGATTCCAAGTTGCCTTTGGTGGAGTTCACGtataataacagctaccagTCTTCTATCGGCATGGAACCTTATGAAGctttatatggaagaaagtTCCGATCTCCTTTGTTTTGGGAAGAGGTAGGtgaaaggaagatgttgggcCCGGAGTTGGTTCAACAAACAGCAGATGTTGTGGAATTGATCCAAGAAAGAATGAGGATCGCTCAGtatcgacagaagagttatgccgatgttTGA